The nucleotide sequence GACGTGGTGCTGCTCGACACCGCCGGCCGGCTGCACATCGACGAAACGCTGATGGACGAGCTGGCCGCCATCAAGGAAAAGACCGCGCCCGGCGAAATCCTGTTCGTGGCCGACGCCATGACCGGCCAGGACGCCGTGACCGTGGCCAGCGCCTTCAACGACCGCCTGGACATCACCGGCGTGGTGCTCACCAAGATGGACGGCGACGCCCGGGGCGGCGCGGCCCTGTCCGTGCGCCAGGTCACCGGCAAGGCCATCAAGCTCGTGGGCACGGGCGAAAAGGTCTCGGACCTCGAAATTTTCCATCCCGACCGGGCCGCCTCGCGCATCCTCGGCATGGGCGACATCCTCACGCTCATCGAGAAGGCGCAAACCGACGTGGACGCCGAGGAAGCGGCGGCCATGGAAAAGAAGCTGCGCAAGGCGCAGTTCACCCTGGACGACTTCCGCACGCAAATGCGGCGCATCAAGAAGCTCGGCTCCATCGAGGGCCTGCTCAAGATGATCCCCGGCATGTCGCAAATCCGCAAGCAGCTCGGCGAAGTGCAGATGCCGGAAAAGGAGATGGCCCGGGTCGAGGCCATCATCAATTCCATGACCAAGGCCGAGCGGGCCACGCCCAAGATCATCAATGTCAGCCGCAAGGAACGCATCGCCAGGGGCTCGGGCACCACGGTCGTGGAAGTCGGCCAGCTGCTGAAAAATTTTTCGCAGATGCAAAAGATGATGCAGCGCATGATGGGTGGCAAGGGCATGCCGAGCATGCCCAAGGTGCCGCCCGGCATGAAACTGCCCGGCGGCATGCCGGGTGGGATGCCGCAGATGCCGCCCGGCATGGGCGGCATGCCCGGCATGGGGGACATGCCCCCCGGCGGCATGCCCGCCGACCCCGAGGCGGTGAAAGCCGCCCGGGCCGCGGCCAAGGCCGCCGCCAAGAAGAAGAAGGAACAACGGAAAAAACGGAAAAAGCGCTAGCCGCAAGCGAAAGCGCCGCTTCCACAACAACGATCACGCATCGCAATAAAGGGAGATACGTCATGGCCATGAAACTGCGTCTGACCCGCATGGGTTCCAAGAAGCGCCCGTTTTACCGCATCGTCGCCATGGACTCGGCCAACCGCCGCGACGGCCGGGCCCTGGAGTACCTCGGGCATTACAATCCCATGGTTGACCCGGCGGAAATAAAAGTGGATAGTGAAAAAGTGCGGTTCTGGCTTGAGCGCGGCGCCAAGCCCACGGATACCGTGCGCGCCCTGTTGCAGAAGGCTGGCGTCTAGCCCACCGGCCGAAACCGCTTTGGAAGGAGAGGTCCGGGCCGGTTGCCGCGACGTCGCCGCGTTCGTCCCCGGGTACGGCCCGGGGGCATCCGGAAACGGAGGCGGAAGTCCTTCGCTTGCTCTTACGGTTGCCTGAGGAGGTGCGTATGTTGAAGGACTTGATCGAGTACATGGCCAAATCCCTGGTGGACAACCCGGATCAGGTGCAGGTGTCGGAAATCGAGGGCGAGCAGACCTCGGTCCTCGAACTCAAGGTGGCCAAGGAAGACCTCGGCAAGGTCATCGGCAAACAGGGCCGGACCGCCCGCGCCATGCGCACCATCCTCGGCGCGGCCTCCACCAAGGCCCGCAAGCGCTCGGTGCTGGAGATCCTCGAATAACCCGGCCGGCGCGCCCGGCCCGCGCCGCAACCACCCATCGACTGCCATGGCCGAGGAAAAATACATCATCGTGGGCCACGTGGCGCGTGCCCACGGCATCCGGGGGGAAGTCTGCGTCGACAGCCACGCCGACTCCCCCTCCTATTTCGAGCGCGGCGCCGTGGTGCGCCTTTCGCCGCCGAGCGCCCCGGGACGCGGC is from Solidesulfovibrio sp. and encodes:
- a CDS encoding KH domain-containing protein; amino-acid sequence: MLKDLIEYMAKSLVDNPDQVQVSEIEGEQTSVLELKVAKEDLGKVIGKQGRTARAMRTILGAASTKARKRSVLEILE
- the rpsP gene encoding 30S ribosomal protein S16; its protein translation is MAMKLRLTRMGSKKRPFYRIVAMDSANRRDGRALEYLGHYNPMVDPAEIKVDSEKVRFWLERGAKPTDTVRALLQKAGV
- the ffh gene encoding signal recognition particle protein is translated as MFDNLTDRLEDVFRKIRGHARLTEENVQTALREVRLALLEADVNFKVVKDFIERVRERAMGQDVLKSLTPGQQVVKIVHDELVELLGGQAQEIDLSASPAVIMFVGLQGSGKTTSCAKLALKLRRELKRKPYLVPADVYRPAAIDQLHKLASQLDIEAYPSTPDQNPVDICVAALEEARRTGHDVVLLDTAGRLHIDETLMDELAAIKEKTAPGEILFVADAMTGQDAVTVASAFNDRLDITGVVLTKMDGDARGGAALSVRQVTGKAIKLVGTGEKVSDLEIFHPDRAASRILGMGDILTLIEKAQTDVDAEEAAAMEKKLRKAQFTLDDFRTQMRRIKKLGSIEGLLKMIPGMSQIRKQLGEVQMPEKEMARVEAIINSMTKAERATPKIINVSRKERIARGSGTTVVEVGQLLKNFSQMQKMMQRMMGGKGMPSMPKVPPGMKLPGGMPGGMPQMPPGMGGMPGMGDMPPGGMPADPEAVKAARAAAKAAAKKKKEQRKKRKKR